Sequence from the Luteibacter aegosomaticola genome:
TTTCCTGCGCCTTCTCGCGGATGGAGCAGGTGTTGACCAGGATGACGTCGGCTTCCGATTCGTCCTGGGTAAGTTCCAGCCCATGGGAGGCGAGGAGCACGTCGGCCATCTTGGTCGAGTCGTACTCGTTCATCTGGCAGCCGTGGGTCTTGATGAAAAGCTTGCCGCTCATGGGGCTTGGGTACCGTGTTGCATGGCCTATTACCGAACCGCGCAGTTTACGCCGGGGGCGGCGTCGACGCCAGATGGCCGCCATGGATCAATGACTTGCGTGAAGAACGTCACGTTGTTCGCCCTTGCTGGCGGGGCGGCCGTGGCGGACAATCCCGTCCATGGTTGACGACGCGACGCCAGGGGAAAGCGCCGGCCATCACGCCCGCCGTTTCCTTGCCTTCCGGCCGGTCCTGCAAAGGGCCGCGGTGTTCTGCGCGCTGGCCCTGGGCCTGGTGTCCGGGCCGGCGGCGGCCGGAAGCCTGTATCGCTGCACCGGCAGCACGGGCGAGACGGTCTTCTCCGGCAGCACGGCGGGCTACAAGGACTGCAAGCGGATCGGCAGTACCCCGGCAGCACGACCGGCGCACCGGGCTGGGCCTGCGCTGGGCAACGGCGCCGATCTGCCGCTGGCCGCGGCTCCGCGGCCGGAAGCTCCCGCCGCCACCGGCTCGGCCACCGCTACCGCCGTCGCGCCCGCTCCCGCATCCGGCTCCACGTCCGTTGCCACCGCCGCCACCGCACAGGCGCGCGCTTTGCCGCCCGTGGTGCCGGCGGCTTCTTTCAAGGGCGTGACCGGTGGGGTGGTGGGTCCGGACGAACCCGTGACCTCGCTGGCCGGCGTGACCGGCGGCGTGGTGACTGATGAGGAAGCTCGGGCGGAAGCGGCCAAGGCGGCGCTGCCGCCGGTGGTCGGCAAACGTGGCAGCTGGGACTACAAGGAATCGGCCTCGTCCGACCTTGCGCTGGCCCCAGCTCCGGAGGCGCCGAAGGGTTCGCGCGTGCTGCGTGGTGCGGTGTACCGGATCACCCGCGCCGACGGTGGCGTGGAGTACACGAATATTCCGCAGGCAGCGGCAGGGCACGGCGAGAGCGTGAAGATGCTCTTCACCTATATCGCCACCTGCGTGGCTTGCGACGTCCATTCGAAGATCGACTTCCGCAACGTCGCGCTGAACATCGCGGCCTTTGGCGATGCGATCCGCACGGCCAGCATCGATTACCACGTCGATGAGGCGCTCTTGCGCGCGGTGATCCACGCCGAAAGCGGCTTCAATCCTCGTGCGCTATCGATTGCCGGCGCGCAGGGCCTGATGCAGCTCATCCCGGGTACGGCCCGCGACATGGGCGTGCAGGATGTGTTCAACCCGGAACAGAACATCCGTGGTGGCGCGCGTTACCTTGCCTTGCTGCTGCAGACCTTCAACGGCAATGAGCGCCTCGCCGCCGCGGCGTACAACGCCGGCCCGGGTGCCGTGCAGCGCTATAACGGCGTACCGCCCTACGATGAAACGCAGGTTTACGTGGAGCGCGTGGGCATCCTCCGCCAGCGCTACACCGAGATCCTGAAGCGAGCGGCCACAGGCGTCCCGCTAGCCGCCCGCGGCCCGTAACCCCCGGTAGGAGCCCACCCTGTGGGCGACATCTTTCGCGACAAGGCAACAGGACCTGTGGCGCTGAGGCGACAGATGTCGCCCACAGGGTGGGCTCCTACTGGGTTTGCACGGGTGAGGTGGGTGGGCGCTGGGTCGGCACGATTGAGAGTGCGAATGGCTGGCCGTTGCGCAGGCCGGAGACGGTCACCGCGGTGCCCGGCTTCAGTGATGCCTCGTGCTTACGCAGGTCGGAGGCGTCGAGGATGTCCTCATCGCCAATCTTCAACAGCACATCGCGCTGCTGGATGCCGGAGAGGGCGGCAGGGCCGCCCGGTGAAACTTCGTTGACCACGACGCCACGGGCG
This genomic interval carries:
- a CDS encoding lytic transglycosylase domain-containing protein, with protein sequence MVDDATPGESAGHHARRFLAFRPVLQRAAVFCALALGLVSGPAAAGSLYRCTGSTGETVFSGSTAGYKDCKRIGSTPAARPAHRAGPALGNGADLPLAAAPRPEAPAATGSATATAVAPAPASGSTSVATAATAQARALPPVVPAASFKGVTGGVVGPDEPVTSLAGVTGGVVTDEEARAEAAKAALPPVVGKRGSWDYKESASSDLALAPAPEAPKGSRVLRGAVYRITRADGGVEYTNIPQAAAGHGESVKMLFTYIATCVACDVHSKIDFRNVALNIAAFGDAIRTASIDYHVDEALLRAVIHAESGFNPRALSIAGAQGLMQLIPGTARDMGVQDVFNPEQNIRGGARYLALLLQTFNGNERLAAAAYNAGPGAVQRYNGVPPYDETQVYVERVGILRQRYTEILKRAATGVPLAARGP